Genomic DNA from Lactuca sativa cultivar Salinas chromosome 8, Lsat_Salinas_v11, whole genome shotgun sequence:
gttgaccgggttaaagggttaaattgaaaACGATTACCGGTATTTTGGACTtaattgaattatatatatatatatatatatatatatatatatatatatatatatataaggactaaatcgattatgaggccaatatgtagggactttattgtagttttccCTTTAAATTgaagttaggatgaattcataataaaattgtaaaatttgggcaaaaatggtaaattttggaccaaatttgtaactaAATTTAAAATCtgagccaaaagtgtaaattttggaccaaatttgtaataaattttgaatttcgggccaaaaatgtaatttttgaaagttagaTGACCTGTTtaccgggtcaaagggttaaattgaatatgattaccagtatttgggacttaattgaataaatatatatatatatatatatatatatatatatatatatatatatatatatatatatatatatatatatatatatatatatatatatatatatagggactaaatcgattatgagatcAATATGTAaggactttattgcagttttccccAGTTTAAAAAGCAAAAGTATTCACCAAACTGAAATTTCATTGTTGATAAAAACTCAATAGAAGTTATTCAATGAATAGTTAaatcaatttatttttattattataaattttctTTCATATACTAGGTAGTTTTTCATCTTTTCTAACATGAAGAAATTCTCGATAGAAACTCAATAGATGATGAAAACTCAATAGAAGTTATTCAATGAATTGTCGATAAAAACTCAATAGAATATGCAATGAATTGTCAAATCAATTCATTTTTTAGTATTATAAATTTTCTTTCATGTACTAGCTGGTTTTTCATCTCTTCTAACATAATGAAATTCTCTCATAATTCTTAAATTTATGCTCTTTCCTCCTTTTTGTTCACCATTCATTCATCTATAACAATGTGCATATTATTGtctttatatcatatatttagtAATAATAATTAACATACTCATTAATCTCTTTTTTAGCTTATGATTTATTTTGTAGTTAGTTTTGGTGTATTTATCATTATGACTCTAGATCGTCCATTTATGAGTAATTTATATTGGGATGGAACTATTGGAACCAATTCTCATATGTTCTAAAAACCAAAGAACTGTTGTGATCGGATTTTGATGCGAGTTCAAAAACTACTGCTTTAGTTTTGGTATAGATTTGTGAAATTTGGTTCAGTACATAAGGCTATATGGTATGGTGAGGTTTTTAAACATAGAAGACTACATGGAAGGAGGTTTCCATACGCAAATACCACCTTAGATACTAGTAGGTGTCTTGTGGAATGGCTAGTTCTACAAATTTTCATATAGGAAACAGTAAAAAAATTCGACTgttgggatatatatatatatatatatatatatatatatatatatatatatatatatatatatatatatatatatatatatatatataatttttaaaccaTCCATTTTACCTAGGGCTATAAAGGAGTTGAACGTTTGGCGAACTGTTCGTAAACCGTTTAGCAGAAAGTTCGtttatatttgtttatttaataaatgaacgaacatgaacaaaaatCATTGTTCATTTAGTTAGATGAAAAAATTATGAACAATAGTCTCATTCGTTCATTTAAGTTCATTTTATGCTCATATAtgttcatttttatttatattactatattatatgtttttttatgttaATATATGTTCAGTTATGTGTTTATCTATGTTCGTGTATATTCGTTTTAAGATGTTCATAAACATAAACGATCGAACATGAACAACATAATTTATTAAACAAACGAGCATGAACAAGGAAACTCGTTCGTTTATCCATTCGTGTTGGTTTACTTGTTCGGCTAACttaaacgaacatgaacaagtcATTGTTCGTGTTTGTTCGGTTTGTATACAACCCTAATTTTACATATAAATATTATCATTTTCATATACTATTCACATTACAAACACATTTTTAAGATGAATAACTTTCTGCCTTCTTTTTGTTATGATTTGTTTATTCGTACGTTCATATAAACGACAAGTGAAATGTTACGTCAAGAAGCCCAAAGCTCAAATAAAAAATGATTTAACAtgtataattgattaattaatgtataatattaattatataggttggagtagaataaataaaaatgataaaaaaagatATCGATGATGTGGAATGATGATCATTTCCAAAAGTTTGTAACCTAATAATATGaactagaaaggttacccccGCTACGTGGGGGCCAGAATCTTTCAATATTGTTtccgaatcgataaatatgacaAACGTAGAAAGTGCAAGGATGAAAAGTCCGGAGTTTGCTCCGGACCGTcttatgaaaaaatgtaaaagttttgactgcaaggaTCAGAAGTTTCAAAACGGttaaagaattaaaggggtaggaaataacaaatttttagaaaagggatcaaagttgtcaaaccgttaaagttgtgtggccaaactttaaatattaaaaggttcctaaaaaatataaaaatattgattgcaaggaccaaaaatatcaaaatagGTAAAGAATGAGGAGGACCATTTCTGCCAAAAAAAATATCCAGTTTACTATTCCTAAGCTTCATATCTTTAATATATACTAGAGGGGTTACCCACGCGTTGCACGGGGCAGAATGTGTTTGTTTTCTGAGACAAATAAGGAAGTACATTGCATAAATTCGTATCCAAattaaagtatgttgttattctgTGTAATTTGCAATCACTCGGATGAATAGAAATGTAAGCAGAAATTGATTACTTAATGCACAAAAGCTTCTTTCCAACCTCCACGGCTGAAATCGAATCAAATTTCTGAAAAGAGCTATGATAAACATTGCAAATTTACTTTTTTGCTATTTTGCAAAACTAAATACTTACAAAAACTTATCAACAAAAATGATTACTGTTAGAATCCAATCCCTGCAACACATTTTCAATAAAAGTTAGGAGTCTCATATTCCATATCTAGCCACCAAAAAGTCATTCTAGAAATTTCTTAATATTAAAAAATTGATATGTATGTGTGTTCAgcaaaaaaatataaagaaaaagtAGCACCCTTTTTACCTTGGCAGATAGTCCAAAGAAGGACTCAACCTCCTGAAGCTTTACATCATACTCAATTGGCGATACGATCAATTGTTCTATCTAATTACTCAATTGCCACTTCTTCTTTTGGAAACTCATCAAAAAAACACGAAATTGGTAGATAAAACTCATACCCATTAGCATTTTCAGCGTTTAAACTCGCACCCGTATCTATCAAAATCTAGAACATAACAATATATCGCGAAAAACATCAAGAAAAAACACATCTATCTAAAATGTATTAACAAAATGAACATAGTTGACAACATTGTGGATTTCCACCGTATGCAACAAAATGTAAAGGTATATTTCCAGCAcctaaaatcatataaaaaaatcGATTATGATTGTAACAAAAACTTAACTCACAACATTTGGGGCTCATATTTTGTAAATCATATCAAAAAGAGTATAAACTTAAACTTACCAATTAAGTTAATTGTAGTTCCATCTTCCACAGTGACTTCATTCACTGAAGTCCCTAAGTCAAGTAGTAAATGCAAACAGTGAACGTGTTCATTTAGTGCAGCCATATGAAGAGGAGTTACACCTCCATCAGTGGGTTTAACTACAAACCAATTTTCAAAAATTCGAATATACAAACCATATAGTAAAACCCAAAATTATTAAATTACTCAGTTTAGATTTATCCCGATATAAAACAATCCTTTCTTTCATTACCTCAAAAGAGTAATTCCATCATGTTGATAAAAAGGAATAAAACAGAACAATTTATGGAGAACATTTAAGGATGGTAACACCAAGTACATTTCGGTGTTCATGGATTAGCTCAAAAACACAAATGTCCCCAAATGTAATACCATTGTCCTTGATAAATTCCACCCAACCAGCACCATCTAAGCAAGTATCTTCCTGAACTCAACTGCTACAGGATGCATCCATGGAAACAGATAAAAAAACTGTTTTCTTAATTTATACAATGAAAAGATCGATGTAGAATAATTCATGATTACCAGTCCTCTTGATCCAGTAACATATGATTGTTGGATATATGCAATGAAGAAATGTTTATGGCTTTTGAAATTAGCTTTAGCTCTTTCAACTGCCCTTCTTCCATCCTCCCTCCTCTTCCTTAAACTTCCACCTCCAACTAAACTCAAATCAAGTTATCCAGGTTAGTGTCTGTTTGTATATAAGAAATATTCACATCATAAAGTAAAAAGAATCAAACAAACCATTAATCTTGATTCTACTTTTTTCATCTTCACTCGATGAACATGTCTCTTCTTCTGACTTTACAGTCTCTAGTTTAGTAAGTTTGACCTCTTGTGGATTGTTTCTTGCCACCTCTTTTGTAGAGTTTCCGAGTGGATCTTTCTTCATAGGGGGGGTAAACTATCTCCGTTGCACTTGTATCGAATATAACCACACCAAATATTGAAAACCGTTCATATTTGAACATCAATAAGTGGCCATACTTCAAACTGTAATGCTCTGCAAATTCCCACCAACCATTTTTAAGCCAAATCTCATCCCCTGACTTCTGTAAGTCAACTCGCCAAACATCACCATTTGGTACCTTCAGTATCACTCTTTCCAACAGATCCTTTCCATGTTTCTCTGTAAACTTCTTCGGCATCCTctgttttatgaaaaaaaaattaaatttaataaatttttACTCATCTAAACTCGTGTAAAGAGAATACTAACTTACTCATCATACCCGCTGACCTGTTTAACACGAAACacaaaaatattcaaaaaaaCATCGAATTGTTAAAATCAATAGGattcaaaactccaaaaaatgtatgtatatgtatattaccTCCACTTCACAACACCGCCAACTCTTCCGGGTGGTGGCATCCATATGAGTGGGTGGCTGTTTGAGTACTTTCATCAAACAATTGAAGTGCAATCTTTCAAACTCCACCTGAAGAGACAATTTCTTTGTGCAAGGACCTACTTTTCAATTCAAATCAGCATACCAAatacaatttaataaaatcagAAAGAATTAGACATTATTAGTTACCTGATTTGAGATCAAAAAACCGGAGGCGGAAGAAAAAGCTTATAGCTGGAACATTTCTATTTCATCCCATTTTCCTTACCTATCCCTTCCACACCGTGTCTTTGCATCTGAATTTACTCTTCCATCTCCTTCTCTCTCATATAAGACATAAATCTACTAAAAATCCACAAAAAACGAAAAATCaatcattaataaaaaaaatatgattagaAGTCACCTCAAAATCGAACTGTAGGTTAGTTAAAAATCTGAAATCAAAGCTTGCTTACCTGAAAAATGCAAAGTGACAGTGGTGTAGAGTTTGAACCCTAAATTAGCAAGAAATTTGAGAAGAAAGACGATAAACATAGCAGCACCAAGCAATAACACAAAAGATAAAAGAAAAGGGGATGCAGACACGTTTGATTGAGGAAAAGCAAAGAAGAACCACAGTCAATTTTCGTATTTTACAGATATGAATTGTGTGATTTGTAGGTGGGGGGCTGTTCTATGTGGGTTGCTAACGAAACTGTTGAAAGTAATTCAGAATCgaaaaaaaccaaaaccaaaacatgATTTAGTGAGTTTGGTGTGATTTACCGAGGAATCGACAAGCCGACCTTGGCACACTGTCGCCGTCCACATCGCCAAAGTTGTTGACTCTCCTGCCTTCTGTCATTTTTTTCCTAGAGGCGACGTCTTGGTCGATATTTCTTTGGATGGAAATCGAATCGACCACAGTGAACGAATTAGAAGGGTGGAGATGGTGGCTTCTATAGAGTAGAATAGAAGACAGATGTTTCTGAAAACGCATGCCGCCTCCTATCCCAGCCTCCGCCTGCGACGCACGACCTCCGGTTTGAAGTGGTGAACCGATTTCGTTTCTCACCAGTTCAGATCGTTTGTTTTCATCCGGAGGATACGAACAGAAACTATGGAGAAGGATAAGTATGTACCTTTCTAGGGATCTTAAATTGAAAACCTTGCAGATGTGTAACATCCTGGAAATTCAGAAGTGTAGTTGAAGGGATAAAGTGTATAtaagagggttgactcggcgagtcgatggatagactcggcgagtcgagtcgcgttaCAGGTGTTGagtgaccaactcggcaagtcacatgggtggactcggcgagttggtgttgtatggagaaaaccctaatcctgggggttatgccctatataaagaacatatcatCCCTTCTTCAGCCTCCTTACCACCCTTGAGAGCCTGCAAACCCTAGAATCGAGTGGAACTCCATTGATAGTGAAATTGGAGCTTTGGGAAACGAAATCTTGAAAAGGGAACTTGAAGATTAAGGGATTTCAGCAAGGGAGTGGTATAGATTCGAGGTCTACTTCAGTGGGAGCTTGCATTGGATGTAATAGatctgttcttgagcttttgtgcattTAGATCTATCAATTATGgggtttttggggcataaatgaagtccatctcgagtttggtgtgagatctgaggttgctacctcagatctaggctggTAATGACCCAAGGAGCCATAAAGTCTATGTTCAAGAGATGTaggtgaagttcttttgtcccaaaacttagcccaagagtgttttatgcttagatctctttggattcacgtaaagtttgctactttacgtgatgaatgggtTGTAGGggagtggatctatggtttggagccccTGTATGGTttggaaagccactgtatggattaagaactagaggtactcgacgagtcacatgggtgaactcgacgagttggatgaagatgggcaggaactcgacgagttggaagaacatgTACAACTTGACGAGTAGTTGAATGTTGCCTTTGACTCGACgggtttgttcttggactcggcgagtctggtcgtggagtcctaacctttttggttgagctgtgaatcggtgagtcgagggacgactcggtgagttgagtgagaaaggactcagagtttgttggactcggcgagtcttggggcgactcggcgagttaagtcgtggATTGGGAGTTCTGAGtttagagactcgacgagtcagcgggttgactcggaaagtagagtcagtcaggaaggttgactttgactgaggactttgactttgaccaagagttgaccagttgacttccaggggtattttggtaattgttggcatttattttgagttcagtgttttggtgttggctagtggtggagatcgtgtcagtggtcggagcagcttggtcttatcttttcagtcgacagttgcgaggtgagttatcctcactatatcgaaagggtctacggcaccaaggccggccctttatcggattgtaatccaggtatcgttgttatgttattgctttgctatgtttgcatcatggtagttaggatggtatatgttagagacctggttaaggtcggtgtcctggtaaataggatgatgctatgctagtgaccggttaggtcggtatcctggttaggatgatgttatgttatgtgatctgctagatcggtttgattggatgtgaattgttatatgattgtatgtttatgtgcacatggatgttggactggggatgggttgaggtgggtcctgctttgtgttgtaggccaacatacccagggtagaccggttatcccgaaggcccagcgagcggtccggatatgttgtaggccccaagagggcggaccagacgtgccgaggctcggagagtggactaggccgattgaaggcccggtgcgggcggaccagtcatactgtagactcagagagtggaccaggtggattgaaggcccggtgtgggcagaccaatcacactgtagactcgatgtatatggctagactcggagggtggaccaggtggactgaaggcccggttcggcggaccagtcacacagtagacccgaagtgcatggttgttctgggTTCTGTTATGATgtgacatgttatgtgtatggtatatgtggttggtattttgggggtatctcactaagctttcgggcttacagttgtggtttaaatgtttcaggtacttcaggagaccatggcaaggcaaaggcgtgatcgtaccgctcctcatgtttatgttttatgatatggttctgggaatactctgataataattgtattgaaaacctttttgtaataacttaatgaatttgggttgtttttgaaaagtttaaattggttggaatttttagagtgttacaagatGAAGAACACATATAAGGGCGATAACGAAGCGGGTGACGGCAACATCACCTTCTTCAACACGAAGGACCATTTCTCTGGTGTGATAGGGAGGGGGATGGGGGGGAAGACAAAGCAGCGATGAGAAAGGAAGAAGGAAAGAATTAGATTAGATGGGATAAGCGGTGCGAGAAGCTTCAAGAAGAAGTCCACAATTCAAGGTATCCAAAGCTAATAAGACGTGTCCAAGGTATCAGGTAATAAAATAACAAAATGtcaaaatatgacccaaaaagaaaaaaaaaaagcaattgcAACCCCACCATAATTAGAGGACCCATTCTGCCAACTCCTAATGCAGTTTACTGTTCTTTTTCttcataacttatatatatatatatatatatatatatatatatatatatatatatatatatatatattaattaggcATGAGCAAACGGACCGAACCGGCTAGAACCGGCCCGACCCGGACCGGAGCCGGGAACCGGCTTCAGcgaaaatcaagaaccgaaccggcccggcggttctaccggtttcAGTTCCTGCTCCGTTTTTGCCGGGTTTTCAATTTTGGAACCGGTCTAATTTGACACGCTTCCTTGCGGGACTTGTAACttattcaatttttaaccaaatcaaggttttatagtctaaacttaaTTACAAAACCTAAACTACGTGTAGGAAAATATtcatgtcaaaaaaaaaaattaaattgagtgagttatgcacatttgaacaaCAAAGTCAAATTACGTTTAATTGTCGTAAcataaattttttttgatttgaCACGCTTGCTtgcggggcttgtaactcattcaatttttaactAAATTaagcgtttttatagtctaaacttaaATACAAAACCTAAAATACGTGTAGAAAAAAGATTCAATTCAAAAAAACTTAAATTGAGTGAGTTATTCACATTTGAACAGCAAAATCAAATTACGTTTAATTGTtgtaacataaaaaaaaaaaaatctgagtTACACCCTTCCTTGCGGGGCCTGTAATTTATTCAATTTTTAGCCAAATCAAGAGTTTTTATAATCTAACCTTAACTACAAAAACTAAACTACGTGTAGGAAAAAGGATTcaggtaaaaaaaaaaacttaaattgagtgagttatgcacatttgaacaaCAAAGTCAGATTATATTTAATTGctgaaacataaaaataaaaaaaatgatttgacacgcttccttgcggggcttgtaactcattcaatttttatcaaaaacattcgtttttatagtctaaacttaacTTCAAATCATAATCTAgatgtaggaaaaagattcaagtaaaaaaaagttaaattgaatgACTTATGCAACTTTCAAAATTTGAGTGAGTTATCCAGTCCGGTTCCCGGTTTTGGGCCGGTTCCAACGACCGGTTCTTACCGGGTCCGGTTCCAAAAATTGACGAAATTATAGTATCGGTCCTGGCCCGACCGGTTTCATCGGGTTCCGGTTCCCGAatcggttccggccggttccccaaTCCATATGTTCATCCCTTATGAATGTTGTAAAGATGATTTGGCAATGATATAATATCTTTTTGAGGAGATATCTTGTGACCTTATCCTTAATTAACACAATCTACACActtttttattaaagaaagtcAAACTAACACCGTAAAGATAGGGAAAAAAATACATTTGAACAATCTTGattggtttaatgatatctatatgtattatctctttattattactCTATTATATACGCATGTTTTATCGGTTTaagaaataaaattattttttaagacATCACCATTATAAATAGAAAGAAAACAGAAACACCAAAAGTGATTGATGTCTAACAAAAGACATGTTTTGACAAATGACTTTATACAACGCGTAAGCATGTGCAAAAAAGGTCGCCTTATGAGGTTATGATCCCCAAatagaaacatttttttttatttttttaacctcAACTAAGTATTATATCTTTAACTACTCGTTAACTTGTTAACTTCTATAACTAATTAATTACTTTTACTATTCCATAAAACTTTAAGCCTTCCTTTCAAATTTAAAACGCCAAAATATATGCATCATTCTATGAAATAATTAAGAACATAATAGAAAATCAACGAACAATATAACTTTGTTCtaagaaaagaaattgaaaatcgCTTTTACCAAGCGTTTTTGTTTTTCAAGAATTGTTGCATTTATATGTAAAGATATTGATTTTAAGTTATTCACAAAAATTGAGTTTTGAGCCTTGTAAATTTTTAGATATTTGTATAGAACATAATAGATACACAATTGTAATCAATAATAAATTTTGGAATAACCATCATTTTATGGTTCTTAACAAAATGAAATACCCAATTGAAGTTGAACTTCATGATGTTACCACGTGGATGTAGGGTAGAAATTGTCTTATTGTTTTAAAAGACGGAATGTTAGTATATCATTTTGCACGCTTGGATGGCATTGCGTGACGAGGAGAAATGGTGTACCAGTATACAAGAAAGACAAAGAGATGCCAATGAAATGAAATCTATTGGGCCAAAGAGGACTAAGAATAGTATATCCAACAAATACACGTCATCATTCTCAAATACAAACATATCAGTTAATGAGCCAAT
This window encodes:
- the LOC111921161 gene encoding B3 domain-containing protein At1g49475 gives rise to the protein MPPPGRVGGVVKWRSAGMMKDAEEVYRETWKGSVGKSDTEEHYSLKYGHLLMFKYERFSIFGVVIFDTSATEIVYPPYEERSTRKLYKRGGKKQSTRGQTY